From Salipiger profundus, a single genomic window includes:
- the hemB gene encoding porphobilinogen synthase has protein sequence MHPTQAAFPATRLRRLRKSPAIRSLVTQNVLTPADFIWPVFVREGEGIVEPVASMPGVNRLSVDKVVDAAREAHALGIPAICLFPFTPAEKKTEDCAEAWNPDNLSNRATRAIKDAVPDIAVMTDVALDPYNSKGHDGFEANGEIVNDETVEALVKQALSQARAGCDIIGPSDMMDGRIGAIRRELEREGFRNTLLMSYSAKYASAFYGPFRDAVGASGALKGDKTTYQMQPGNADEAMRLVARDLSEGADMVMVKPGMPYLDICRRAKDSFGVPVFAYQVSGEYAMLAGASERGWLDGDRVMLESLTAFKRAGCDGVLTYFAPAAARLLNG, from the coding sequence ATGCACCCGACCCAAGCCGCCTTTCCCGCAACCCGCCTGCGCCGCCTGCGCAAGTCGCCCGCGATCCGGTCGCTGGTGACCCAGAACGTGCTCACGCCCGCCGATTTCATCTGGCCGGTCTTCGTGCGCGAGGGCGAAGGCATCGTGGAACCGGTGGCGTCGATGCCCGGCGTGAACCGGCTTTCGGTGGACAAGGTGGTCGACGCCGCCCGCGAGGCACACGCGCTGGGCATCCCGGCGATCTGCCTCTTCCCCTTCACGCCGGCGGAGAAGAAGACCGAAGATTGCGCCGAGGCGTGGAACCCTGACAACCTGTCGAACCGCGCCACCCGCGCCATCAAGGACGCGGTGCCGGACATCGCGGTGATGACCGACGTGGCCCTCGACCCCTACAACAGCAAGGGCCACGATGGCTTCGAGGCCAATGGCGAGATCGTCAACGACGAGACCGTCGAGGCGCTGGTGAAGCAGGCGCTGAGCCAGGCCCGCGCCGGCTGCGACATCATCGGCCCCTCCGACATGATGGACGGCCGCATCGGCGCGATCCGCCGCGAGCTCGAGCGCGAGGGCTTCCGCAACACCCTGCTGATGAGCTACTCGGCGAAATACGCCTCGGCCTTCTATGGCCCCTTCCGCGACGCCGTCGGCGCATCGGGCGCACTCAAGGGCGACAAGACCACCTACCAGATGCAGCCCGGCAACGCCGACGAGGCGATGCGCCTCGTGGCCCGCGACCTCTCCGAGGGCGCCGACATGGTGATGGTGAAACCCGGGATGCCCTATCTCGACATCTGTCGTCGCGCCAAGGACAGCTTCGGCGTGCCGGTCTTCGCCTACCAGGTCTCGGGCGAATACGCGATGCTCGCCGGCGCCTCCGAGCGCGGGTGGCTCGACGGAGACCGGGTCATGCTCGAGAGCCTCACCGCCTTCAAGCGCGCGGGCTGCGACGGCGTGCTGACCTACTTCGCCCCGGCGGCCGCCCGCCTGCTCAACGGCTAA
- the thpD gene encoding ectoine hydroxylase: MPLEYAPRDTRDTLEADAYPTRTPEPERWIERVDPVVWQDWTEKAPISQAEAERFDRDGFLVLKDLFSPEEVRALVDRAAALRADGDALAGEDVVTEPGSNEVRTIFRLEAQDEMMSKLARDRRLAGIARFLLGDEVYVHQSRLNYKPGFTGKEFYWHSDFETWHAEDGMPRMRALSASLLLTDNRAHNGALMLMPGSHKVFVSCQGETPEDNHKSSLQKQEIGTPSPESLADLAKMHGIADAEGPAGTLFLFDCNTIHGSNGNITPDPRSNAFFVYNAVSNRLQAPFAASKNRPDFLANLGDPEPLELHEGRFD; this comes from the coding sequence ATGCCACTGGAATATGCACCCCGCGACACCCGAGACACCCTCGAGGCGGATGCGTACCCCACACGGACCCCCGAGCCGGAGCGCTGGATCGAGCGCGTCGACCCGGTGGTCTGGCAGGACTGGACCGAGAAGGCCCCGATCTCGCAGGCAGAGGCCGAGCGTTTCGACCGCGACGGTTTTCTGGTGCTCAAGGATCTCTTTTCGCCCGAAGAGGTCCGCGCGCTGGTTGATCGCGCAGCGGCGCTGCGGGCCGACGGTGATGCGCTCGCCGGCGAGGATGTGGTAACCGAACCGGGTTCGAACGAAGTGCGCACGATCTTCCGACTCGAGGCGCAGGACGAGATGATGTCGAAGCTCGCCCGCGACCGGCGGCTCGCAGGCATCGCACGCTTCCTGCTCGGCGACGAGGTCTACGTCCACCAGTCGCGCCTGAACTACAAGCCCGGCTTCACCGGCAAGGAATTCTACTGGCACTCCGATTTCGAGACATGGCACGCCGAAGACGGCATGCCGCGGATGCGCGCGCTCTCGGCCTCGCTGCTGCTCACCGACAACCGGGCCCACAACGGCGCACTGATGCTGATGCCCGGATCGCACAAGGTCTTCGTGAGCTGCCAGGGCGAGACGCCCGAGGACAACCACAAGAGCTCGCTGCAGAAGCAGGAAATCGGCACACCGTCGCCCGAAAGCCTCGCGGATCTCGCGAAGATGCATGGCATTGCCGACGCCGAGGGTCCGGCCGGGACGCTGTTCCTGTTCGACTGCAACACGATCCACGGCTCGAACGGCAACATCACGCCCGACCCCCGTTCGAACGCGTTCTTCGTCTACAACGCCGTTTCGAACCGCCTTCAGGCCCCGTTCGCGGCCAGCAAGAACCGCCCCGACTTCCTCGCCAACCTCGGCGATCCGGAGCCGCTCGAGCTGCACGAAGGCCGCTTCGACTGA
- a CDS encoding BCCT family transporter encodes MKQHIPQERFWIFPKVHRPVFIVSAALIVGFILFGALFSDLANTVFVGIQNFFASYLGWAMILLVNALLIFVIFMAFGPFGDVRLGKMEEDPEYSLFSWTAMLFSAGIGIGLIYWGVAEPMYHYLAPPLQEPETMAAARDAMAISFMHWGFHAWAIYAVVALSLAYFHFRKGLPLSIRSTLYPLIGDRIYGFWGDVVDILAVFGTMFGIVTSLGLGATQVNAGLSDVFGVPNNTFVQILIIAGITAMATMSVVAGLDGGIKRLSNVNIVLTIILLAFMVIVGPTLFIFDSFIDNYGYYLSRLVELGTWSEGWLSGNDGGNWQNSWTIFYWAWWVSWAPFVGVFIARISRGRTVREFMVGVMLLPCTIMFFWFTAFGGTAIDISLGGDPTLVEATQENYANAMFELLNYFPLKSITSVFATVLIIMWFVTSSDSGSFVIDMLTSGGDPNPPKIQRIFWAVTEGAVASVLLLAGGLDALQAAAVVAGFPFAVVLCLIALSLVRALRWDNLMIHRHRQRYRSDSEAEHNMSGDIHATYVEKAVDTTPDGQPQGQPAE; translated from the coding sequence ATGAAGCAGCACATACCGCAGGAACGATTTTGGATATTTCCAAAGGTTCACCGGCCCGTTTTCATCGTTTCCGCGGCGCTTATCGTCGGTTTCATCCTGTTCGGCGCCCTCTTCAGCGACCTTGCCAACACCGTCTTCGTCGGCATCCAGAACTTTTTCGCGAGCTATCTGGGCTGGGCGATGATCCTTCTGGTGAACGCGCTGCTGATCTTCGTGATCTTCATGGCGTTCGGTCCGTTCGGCGACGTTCGCCTCGGCAAGATGGAAGAGGACCCGGAATACTCGTTGTTCTCGTGGACGGCGATGCTGTTCAGCGCGGGTATCGGCATCGGCCTCATCTACTGGGGCGTGGCCGAGCCAATGTATCACTATCTCGCCCCGCCCCTGCAGGAGCCCGAGACCATGGCCGCCGCGCGCGACGCCATGGCGATCAGCTTCATGCACTGGGGCTTCCACGCCTGGGCGATCTACGCGGTGGTCGCGCTGTCGCTGGCCTATTTCCATTTCCGCAAGGGTCTGCCGCTGTCGATCCGCTCGACGCTCTACCCGCTGATCGGTGACCGCATCTACGGCTTCTGGGGCGATGTGGTCGACATCCTCGCGGTCTTTGGCACCATGTTCGGCATCGTCACCTCGCTGGGCCTCGGCGCCACGCAGGTGAACGCGGGTCTCTCCGATGTCTTCGGCGTGCCGAACAACACCTTCGTGCAGATCCTCATCATCGCCGGCATCACCGCGATGGCGACGATGTCGGTGGTGGCGGGTCTCGACGGCGGCATCAAGCGGCTGTCCAACGTCAACATCGTGCTCACGATCATCCTGCTGGCCTTCATGGTCATCGTCGGACCGACGCTGTTCATCTTCGACAGCTTCATCGACAACTACGGCTACTACCTGAGCCGTCTCGTCGAGCTCGGCACCTGGAGCGAGGGCTGGCTCAGCGGCAATGACGGCGGCAACTGGCAGAACAGCTGGACGATCTTCTACTGGGCCTGGTGGGTGAGCTGGGCGCCCTTCGTCGGCGTCTTCATCGCGCGCATCAGCCGCGGCCGCACGGTGCGCGAATTCATGGTCGGCGTGATGCTGCTGCCCTGCACCATCATGTTCTTCTGGTTCACCGCCTTCGGTGGCACCGCGATCGACATCTCGCTCGGCGGCGACCCGACCCTGGTCGAGGCGACGCAGGAGAACTACGCCAACGCGATGTTCGAACTGCTGAACTACTTCCCGCTCAAGAGCATCACCTCGGTCTTCGCGACGGTCCTCATCATCATGTGGTTCGTGACGTCGTCCGACTCCGGCAGCTTCGTCATCGACATGCTGACCTCGGGCGGCGACCCTAACCCCCCGAAGATCCAGCGGATCTTCTGGGCCGTTACCGAAGGCGCCGTCGCCTCGGTCCTGCTTCTGGCCGGTGGTCTCGACGCGCTGCAGGCGGCAGCTGTGGTGGCGGGCTTCCCCTTTGCCGTGGTGCTCTGTCTCATCGCCCTGTCGCTCGTGCGTGCACTTCGTTGGGACAACCTGATGATCCATCGTCATCGCCAGCGTTATCGCAGCGACTCCGAAGCGGAACACAACATGTCCGGCGACATTCATGCGACCTACGTCGAGAAGGCCGTGGACACCACGCCTGATGGACAGCCCCAGGGACAGCCGGCCGAGTAA
- the gyrA gene encoding DNA gyrase subunit A, whose translation MGGPERPSYSGPAISIIDEMKSSYLDYAMSVIVSRAIPDLRDGLKPVHRRILYTLWENGQTKSKPYRKCATAVGDVMGRYHPHGDSAVYDALVRMAQDFSMSLPLIDGQGNFGSMDGDPPAAYRYTESRLERTAEALLEDIDKDTVDFVPNYANERNEPLVLPARYPNILVNGSEGIAVGMATRIPPHNLGEVIDATLALIEEPDLSSEQLIEYIPAPDFPTGGVILGRSGARKAYLEGRGSVIIRAKTRIEEIKRDRYAIVIDEIPYQVNKSNMIEKIAESVRDKKIEGISHVQDESDRSGVRVVIELKRDATAEVVLNQLYRFTPMQVSFGCNMLALNGGRPEQLTLRAFLTAFVDFREDVVARRTAYLLRKARERSHILCGLAVAVSNVDEVVATIRASQDAAEAREKLMTRRWPAHDIAPYIQLIDDPTHKMNEDGTYNLSESQARAILELRLQRLTQLGVKEVTDELEELAKKIKEYLEILGSRERIMEIISNELTAVRDQFAVPRRTEIADWAGDMDDEDLIEREDMVVTVTQSGYIKRTPLAEYRSQKRGGKGLSGGGLKEDDVVTQLFVANTHTQLLFFTTEGMVYKLKTWRLPQGGRTSKGKAIVNILPIPQGVSVAAIMPVDRDEADWDDLQIVFATSKGSVRRNRLSDFTSVKRNGKIAMKFEGDDAATRLINARICSEEDDIMLVTNSGRAIRFPVPDVRVFNSRNSTGVRGVKLSNGDEVVSMSVIRHFEAESDERASYLKMRRAMAGLADDAETTPDEDEGNADSLLPPERYAEMSAAENLILTITAKGLGKLSSSHDYPIRGRGGMGVTAWEKTMRGGEIVASFPVEMEDQIMLATSTGQSIRVPVDGISFRSRSAGGVKVFNTREGETVVSVAWIADQGEDEADGES comes from the coding sequence ATGGGCGGACCCGAGCGCCCGAGCTACAGCGGCCCCGCCATCTCGATCATCGACGAGATGAAGTCGAGCTATCTCGATTACGCGATGAGCGTGATCGTGAGCCGCGCCATTCCCGACCTGCGCGACGGGTTGAAGCCGGTGCACCGGCGCATTCTCTACACGCTGTGGGAGAACGGGCAGACCAAGTCGAAGCCCTACCGCAAGTGCGCCACCGCGGTCGGCGACGTCATGGGCCGGTATCACCCCCACGGCGACTCGGCCGTCTACGACGCGCTGGTGCGGATGGCGCAGGACTTCTCCATGTCGCTGCCGCTGATCGACGGCCAGGGCAATTTCGGCTCGATGGACGGCGACCCGCCGGCCGCCTACCGGTACACCGAGTCTCGTCTCGAGCGAACCGCCGAAGCACTGCTCGAGGACATCGACAAGGACACCGTCGACTTCGTCCCGAACTACGCCAACGAGCGCAACGAGCCGCTGGTGCTGCCGGCGCGCTATCCCAACATCCTGGTGAACGGATCCGAGGGCATCGCCGTCGGCATGGCGACGCGCATCCCGCCGCACAACCTCGGCGAGGTCATCGACGCGACGCTGGCGCTCATCGAGGAGCCCGACCTCAGCTCCGAGCAGCTGATCGAGTATATCCCCGCCCCCGACTTCCCGACCGGCGGCGTGATCCTCGGACGGTCCGGCGCGCGCAAGGCCTATCTCGAAGGGCGCGGCTCGGTCATCATCCGGGCCAAGACCCGGATCGAGGAGATCAAGCGCGACCGTTACGCCATCGTCATCGACGAGATTCCCTACCAGGTGAACAAGTCGAACATGATCGAGAAGATCGCCGAGTCGGTGCGCGACAAGAAGATCGAGGGCATCAGCCACGTTCAGGACGAATCCGACCGCTCCGGCGTGCGCGTGGTGATCGAGCTCAAGCGCGACGCCACCGCCGAGGTCGTGCTGAACCAGCTCTACCGCTTCACGCCGATGCAGGTCAGCTTCGGCTGCAACATGCTGGCGCTGAACGGCGGCCGTCCCGAGCAGCTCACGCTGCGGGCATTCCTCACCGCCTTCGTCGACTTCCGCGAGGATGTCGTGGCCCGGCGCACCGCCTACCTGCTGCGCAAGGCGCGCGAACGCAGTCATATCCTGTGCGGTCTCGCCGTGGCGGTCAGCAACGTCGACGAGGTTGTCGCGACCATCCGCGCCTCGCAGGATGCCGCCGAGGCGCGCGAGAAGCTGATGACGCGGCGCTGGCCGGCGCATGACATCGCACCCTACATCCAGCTGATCGACGATCCTACCCACAAGATGAACGAGGACGGCACCTATAACCTGAGCGAAAGCCAGGCGCGGGCGATCCTCGAGCTGCGGCTGCAGCGCCTCACCCAGCTCGGCGTCAAGGAAGTCACCGACGAGCTCGAGGAGCTGGCGAAGAAGATCAAGGAATACCTCGAGATCCTCGGGTCGCGCGAGCGCATCATGGAGATCATCTCGAACGAGCTGACCGCCGTGCGCGACCAGTTCGCCGTGCCGCGCCGCACCGAGATCGCCGACTGGGCCGGCGACATGGACGACGAGGACCTGATCGAGCGCGAGGACATGGTCGTCACGGTCACCCAGTCCGGCTACATCAAGCGCACGCCGCTGGCCGAGTACCGGTCGCAGAAGCGTGGCGGCAAGGGGCTGTCGGGCGGCGGGCTGAAGGAAGACGACGTCGTCACCCAGCTCTTCGTGGCCAACACCCATACGCAGCTGCTGTTCTTCACCACCGAGGGCATGGTCTACAAGCTCAAGACCTGGCGGCTGCCGCAGGGGGGCCGGACCTCGAAGGGCAAGGCCATCGTCAACATCCTGCCGATCCCGCAGGGCGTGTCGGTGGCGGCGATCATGCCGGTCGACCGGGACGAGGCGGACTGGGACGATCTGCAGATCGTCTTCGCCACTTCCAAGGGCTCCGTGCGTCGCAACCGGCTGTCGGATTTCACCAGCGTGAAGCGCAACGGCAAGATCGCGATGAAGTTCGAGGGCGACGACGCGGCAACGCGCCTCATCAACGCGCGGATCTGCTCGGAAGAGGACGACATCATGCTCGTCACCAATTCCGGTCGCGCCATCCGCTTCCCTGTGCCGGACGTGCGTGTGTTCAATTCGCGCAATTCCACCGGTGTGCGCGGCGTGAAGCTGTCGAACGGCGACGAGGTCGTGTCGATGTCGGTCATCCGGCACTTCGAGGCCGAGTCGGATGAGCGCGCCTCCTACCTCAAGATGCGCCGCGCCATGGCGGGGCTCGCGGACGATGCAGAGACGACCCCGGACGAGGACGAGGGCAACGCCGACAGCCTGCTGCCACCCGAGCGCTACGCCGAGATGTCGGCTGCCGAAAACCTGATTCTCACGATCACCGCCAAGGGCCTGGGCAAGCTGTCTTCGAGCCACGACTACCCGATCCGCGGCCGCGGCGGCATGGGCGTCACGGCATGGGAAAAGACCATGCGCGGCGGCGAGATCGTGGCCTCCTTCCCGGTCGAGATGGAAGACCAGATCATGCTGGCCACCTCGACGGGCCAGTCGATCCGGGTTCCGGTCGACGGCATCTCCTTCCGCTCGCGCAGCGCCGGAGGGGTGAAGGTCTTCAACACCCGCGAGGGCGAGACCGTCGTCTCGGTCGCCTGGATCGCCGACCAGGGCGAGGACGAGGCGGACGGCGAGAGCTGA
- a CDS encoding usg protein: protein MQETPTELMLKGYGLTTAEIFYRMPDYRNVLNTFVWQEYDLAPDHPRLFRFIEFWQDEIEGPLHSIRYTHRKMLSSGEWRNVVGEITYH from the coding sequence ATGCAGGAAACGCCGACGGAACTGATGCTCAAGGGCTATGGCCTCACCACCGCCGAGATCTTCTACCGGATGCCGGATTATCGGAACGTCCTCAATACCTTCGTTTGGCAGGAGTACGATCTCGCACCGGATCACCCGAGGCTCTTCAGGTTCATCGAGTTCTGGCAGGACGAGATCGAGGGGCCGCTGCATTCGATCCGCTACACGCATCGCAAGATGCTGTCATCGGGGGAGTGGCGCAACGTGGTCGGCGAAATCACCTATCACTGA
- a CDS encoding cold-shock protein has product MPNGTVKWFNTTKGYGFIAPEEGGKDVFVHISAVERSGLTGLADNQKVSYELKEGRDGRMMASDLKSL; this is encoded by the coding sequence ATGCCGAACGGCACCGTGAAATGGTTCAACACCACGAAAGGCTACGGCTTCATTGCGCCCGAAGAGGGTGGCAAGGATGTCTTCGTTCATATTTCGGCGGTTGAGCGGTCGGGCCTCACCGGCCTGGCGGACAACCAGAAGGTGAGTTACGAGTTGAAAGAAGGTCGCGACGGGCGGATGATGGCATCCGATCTCAAGTCCCTCTGA
- the thrS gene encoding threonine--tRNA ligase: MAQVSLTLPDGNSRDYDAGVTPAEVAASISKSLSKKAISATVNGQHWDLQWPIEEDAEIAINTMQDDAPALELIRHDLAHVMARAVQEIWPDTKVTIGPVTEHGWFYDFDRAEPFTPEDLGQIEAKMKEIINARDEVRTEIWDRDRARKFYEDNGEPYKVELVDRIPEDAPIRMYWHGEWQDLCRGPHLQHTGQLPADAFKLMGVSGAYWFGDVNRPMLQRVQGVAFRNRKDLQGYLNFLEEAAKRDHRRLGREMDLFHMQEEAPGQIFWHPNGWTVYTTLQDYMRRQQQKGGYVEVNTPQVVDRRLWEASGHWEKYQDNMFIVEVDEEHAREKSVNALKPMNCPCHVQIFNQGLKSYRDLPLRMAEFGSCNRYEPSGALHGIMRVRGFTQDDAHIFCTEDQIAEETEKFISFLSEIYRDLGFPTYKIKFSDRPDVRAGSDEVWDRAEKALMDATQKVTNDVELNPGEGAFYGPKLEFVLTDAIGRDWQCGTLQVDFVLPERLDATYVGKDGEKHRPVMLHRATLGSFERFIGILIEEHAGRLPFWLAPRQVVVASITSEADDYVYEVVAALKAAGVRAEADTRNEKINYKVREHSVGKVPVILAVGHREVEERTVTVRRLGEKQTQVRPLDEIAAELGTDATPPDLRG; encoded by the coding sequence ATGGCCCAAGTCTCTCTCACCCTTCCCGATGGCAATTCGCGCGACTACGACGCCGGCGTAACCCCCGCCGAGGTCGCCGCGTCGATCTCGAAATCGCTGTCGAAAAAGGCCATTTCCGCCACCGTCAACGGTCAGCACTGGGATCTTCAGTGGCCGATCGAGGAAGACGCGGAGATCGCCATCAACACGATGCAGGACGACGCGCCGGCGCTCGAGCTGATCCGCCACGACCTCGCGCACGTGATGGCGCGCGCCGTGCAGGAGATCTGGCCCGACACCAAGGTCACCATCGGCCCCGTCACCGAGCACGGCTGGTTCTACGACTTCGACCGGGCCGAGCCCTTCACGCCCGAGGATCTTGGGCAGATCGAGGCGAAGATGAAGGAGATCATCAACGCCCGCGACGAGGTGCGCACCGAGATCTGGGACCGTGACCGCGCGCGCAAGTTCTACGAGGACAACGGCGAGCCCTACAAGGTCGAGCTCGTCGACCGCATCCCCGAGGATGCGCCGATCCGGATGTACTGGCACGGCGAGTGGCAGGATCTCTGCCGCGGTCCTCACCTGCAGCACACCGGCCAGCTTCCGGCCGACGCCTTCAAGCTGATGGGCGTCTCGGGCGCCTACTGGTTCGGCGACGTGAACCGCCCCATGCTCCAGCGTGTGCAGGGCGTGGCGTTCCGCAATCGCAAGGATCTGCAGGGCTATCTCAACTTCCTCGAGGAAGCGGCGAAGCGCGACCACCGCCGGCTCGGCCGCGAGATGGACCTGTTCCACATGCAGGAAGAGGCGCCGGGCCAGATCTTCTGGCATCCGAACGGCTGGACCGTCTACACCACGCTGCAGGACTACATGCGCCGGCAGCAGCAGAAGGGCGGCTACGTCGAGGTGAACACGCCGCAGGTCGTCGACCGGCGCCTGTGGGAAGCCTCGGGACACTGGGAGAAGTACCAGGACAACATGTTCATCGTCGAGGTTGACGAGGAGCATGCGCGCGAGAAGTCGGTGAACGCGCTGAAGCCGATGAACTGCCCCTGCCACGTGCAGATCTTCAACCAGGGGCTCAAGTCCTACCGCGACCTGCCGCTGCGCATGGCCGAATTCGGCTCTTGCAACCGTTACGAGCCGTCGGGCGCGCTGCACGGCATCATGCGTGTGCGCGGCTTTACGCAGGACGACGCCCACATCTTCTGCACCGAGGACCAGATTGCCGAGGAAACCGAGAAGTTCATCTCCTTCCTCAGCGAGATCTACCGCGATCTCGGCTTCCCGACCTACAAGATCAAGTTCTCCGACCGCCCCGATGTGCGCGCCGGCTCCGACGAGGTCTGGGACCGCGCCGAGAAGGCGCTGATGGACGCGACGCAGAAGGTCACCAACGACGTGGAGCTTAACCCGGGCGAAGGCGCCTTCTATGGGCCCAAGCTCGAGTTCGTGCTGACCGACGCGATCGGCCGCGACTGGCAATGCGGCACGCTGCAGGTCGACTTCGTTCTGCCCGAGCGCCTCGACGCCACCTACGTGGGCAAGGACGGCGAAAAGCACCGCCCGGTCATGCTGCACCGCGCGACGCTGGGCTCCTTCGAGCGCTTCATCGGCATCCTGATCGAGGAACACGCCGGCCGGCTGCCGTTCTGGCTGGCACCGCGGCAGGTGGTGGTGGCCTCGATCACCTCGGAAGCCGACGACTACGTCTACGAGGTCGTCGCGGCGCTGAAGGCGGCGGGCGTCCGGGCCGAGGCCGACACGCGAAACGAGAAGATCAACTACAAGGTCCGCGAGCATTCGGTCGGCAAGGTGCCGGTGATCCTAGCGGTCGGCCACCGCGAGGTCGAGGAACGCACGGTCACCGTGCGCCGCCTCGGCGAAAAGCAGACGCAGGTGCGCCCGCTCGACGAGATCGCGGCCGAGCTCGGCACCGACGCGACGCCACCTGACCTGCGCGGCTGA
- a CDS encoding M48 family metalloprotease produces MLKFTPILLAILYAVAMYRFSAWRTARELDAKSTELADGRLKALTDRMAEALDLPRIRVNIYEIEPVNGLAAPDGRIFITRGFYNRYRAGEVTAEEMASVIAHELGHVALGHSQRRMIDFSGQNAIRTALAMVLSRFLPGIGPWIANALMKLLAARLSRGDEYEADAYAAALLHKSGIGVGPQKSLFTKLEKLTNNRGGAIPAWLLSHPKTEERIAALEALEARWANVQPR; encoded by the coding sequence ATGCTGAAGTTCACTCCGATCCTGCTCGCCATTCTCTACGCGGTCGCGATGTATCGTTTCTCGGCGTGGCGGACCGCGCGCGAGCTCGATGCCAAGTCGACCGAGCTTGCGGACGGACGCCTCAAGGCGCTCACCGACCGCATGGCCGAGGCGCTCGACCTGCCGCGCATCCGGGTGAACATCTATGAGATCGAGCCGGTCAACGGTCTCGCCGCGCCGGACGGGCGCATCTTCATCACACGCGGCTTCTACAACCGCTACCGCGCCGGCGAGGTCACGGCCGAGGAAATGGCAAGCGTCATCGCGCACGAGTTGGGGCACGTGGCGCTGGGTCATTCGCAGCGCCGGATGATCGACTTCTCTGGCCAGAACGCCATTCGCACCGCGCTTGCCATGGTGCTGAGCCGTTTTCTGCCCGGCATCGGTCCGTGGATCGCCAACGCGCTGATGAAACTGCTCGCGGCGCGTCTGTCACGCGGTGACGAATACGAGGCCGATGCCTATGCCGCCGCGCTTCTGCACAAGTCCGGCATCGGTGTCGGACCTCAGAAGTCACTGTTTACGAAACTCGAAAAGCTCACGAACAACCGTGGGGGTGCGATCCCCGCCTGGCTTCTATCGCACCCGAAGACCGAGGAGCGTATCGCCGCGCTCGAGGCGCTGGAAGCCAGATGGGCAAATGTTCAGCCACGGTAA
- a CDS encoding ArsC/Spx/MgsR family protein, whose amino-acid sequence MRLYGLKNCDTCRKAMKALPQAEFVDVRADGVPADVLAAAQARFGDKLVNTRSTTWRGLDEADRAKPPLVLLAEHPALMKRPLITNGDEMYLGWDKTTQAALGVG is encoded by the coding sequence ATGAGGCTATACGGGCTGAAAAACTGTGACACATGCCGCAAGGCGATGAAGGCGCTGCCGCAGGCAGAGTTCGTGGACGTGCGCGCCGACGGGGTGCCTGCGGACGTTCTGGCGGCGGCGCAGGCGCGGTTCGGCGACAAGCTGGTGAATACCCGCTCGACGACATGGCGCGGCCTTGACGAAGCGGATCGCGCGAAACCGCCGCTGGTGCTCTTGGCGGAGCACCCGGCGCTGATGAAGCGCCCGCTCATCACCAACGGTGACGAGATGTACCTGGGCTGGGACAAGACCACGCAGGCCGCCCTTGGCGTCGGCTGA
- a CDS encoding lipid-binding SYLF domain-containing protein — protein MDITRRSFTFGLGATALLAACGNGIGSPGAATIDARVDSTLSQMYSQFPGTVDLGNKATGMLVMPLVTEAGLGLGGAYGRGALRVGGATVDYYSMVRGSGGLQIGAQQYAHVLFFMTDEALMNFRRSPGWAAAANIEYATPEKGETLAAETTTSMAPVIAVIFGQSGLRVGATLEGTKYTRIIP, from the coding sequence ATGGACATCACCCGACGCAGCTTCACCTTCGGACTGGGGGCGACGGCCCTTCTCGCAGCCTGTGGCAACGGCATCGGCAGCCCCGGTGCCGCCACCATCGACGCCCGCGTGGATTCGACCCTGAGCCAGATGTATTCGCAATTTCCGGGCACGGTCGATCTCGGCAACAAGGCGACCGGCATGCTGGTCATGCCGCTGGTCACCGAAGCCGGCCTCGGTCTCGGCGGCGCCTACGGCCGCGGCGCGCTGCGCGTCGGCGGGGCTACGGTCGACTACTACTCGATGGTGCGCGGCTCCGGCGGCCTGCAGATCGGCGCGCAGCAATATGCCCATGTGCTGTTCTTCATGACCGACGAAGCGCTGATGAACTTCCGCCGCTCGCCGGGCTGGGCCGCCGCCGCCAACATCGAGTACGCCACGCCGGAAAAGGGCGAGACTCTCGCGGCAGAGACGACCACCTCGATGGCCCCCGTCATCGCGGTGATCTTCGGCCAGTCCGGCCTGCGCGTCGGCGCCACGCTCGAAGGCACGAAATACACCCGCATCATCCCCTGA